A window of Tautonia plasticadhaerens contains these coding sequences:
- a CDS encoding recombinase family protein codes for MSDATRSPKLRPWHLDRAAFVYVRQSTPQQVLDHRESTDRQYALADRAVALGWPRDRVTTIDDDLGKSGQSIEGRPGFQRLLAEVALDNVGLILGLEMSRLARSNRDWHQLLELCARFRVLLADADAVYDPADHNDRLLLGLHGMLNEAELHVIKERMCQGRLNKARRGEPMGSPPLGYVRLASGEWAIDPDEQVQATVRLIFDRFDREGTLHGLLRYLVHHGVRIPIRPRHGPNRGGLEWRRPNRPTLSNVLHHPAYAGAYRFGHREVDPRRKRPGRPDTGKLVRRPEECLVLIRDRLPAYITWERFCDNQERLEANRARRDRPGAPRQGASLLAGLLRCGRCGRRMLVRYSGATGRYSYTCARGAADHAEPICQSLSGPALDGLVAGRVLAAVEPAALEASLAAVAEVERERSELARHWRLRLERAGCEADRAARQYQACEPENRLVGRELERRWEEALRAQRRLEDEHERWRGSAPGRLSPDDERTIRSLAGDLPAVWQATTTTPAERQRIARLLIDHVSVTVDKASERVDVTLHWSGGMTESHAMSRPVKRYDLLADYPRLVERLRGWRAERLSPAAMAERLNVEGFRPPKRAERFTRGMVQRLLWHLGLARTPFGSPAGLGRDEYRPSSLARRLGVSRDTVRRWVRVGWLTAHRDAQGHHVIWADGSELRRLRELRRLPRTWANKGRLAELTRPRPRPGR; via the coding sequence ATGAGTGACGCAACCCGCTCGCCCAAGCTCCGGCCCTGGCATCTCGACCGGGCGGCCTTCGTCTACGTCCGCCAATCCACACCCCAGCAGGTGCTCGACCACCGCGAGTCCACCGACCGGCAGTACGCCCTGGCCGACCGCGCCGTCGCCCTCGGGTGGCCACGGGACCGCGTCACCACGATCGACGACGACCTGGGCAAGAGCGGCCAGTCGATCGAGGGCCGGCCCGGGTTCCAGCGGCTGCTGGCCGAGGTGGCGCTCGACAACGTCGGGCTGATCCTCGGCCTGGAGATGAGCCGGCTGGCCCGGTCCAACCGCGACTGGCACCAGCTGCTCGAGCTCTGCGCCCGCTTCCGCGTGCTCCTGGCCGACGCCGACGCCGTCTACGACCCGGCCGACCACAACGACAGGCTCCTGCTGGGCCTGCACGGCATGTTGAACGAGGCAGAACTTCATGTCATCAAGGAGCGGATGTGCCAGGGCCGGCTCAACAAGGCCCGCCGGGGCGAGCCGATGGGCTCCCCGCCGCTGGGCTACGTACGCCTCGCCTCGGGCGAGTGGGCGATCGACCCCGACGAGCAGGTCCAGGCGACCGTGCGGCTGATCTTCGACCGGTTCGACCGCGAGGGTACCCTGCACGGCCTGCTCCGCTACCTGGTCCACCACGGGGTCCGCATCCCGATCCGACCCCGCCACGGCCCCAACCGCGGCGGGTTGGAGTGGCGGCGGCCGAACCGCCCGACGCTGTCGAACGTCCTGCACCACCCGGCCTACGCCGGTGCCTACCGGTTCGGCCACCGGGAGGTCGACCCGCGGCGCAAGCGGCCCGGGCGGCCCGACACCGGCAAGCTGGTCCGCCGCCCGGAGGAGTGCCTGGTGCTGATCCGCGACCGGCTGCCGGCCTACATCACCTGGGAGCGGTTCTGTGACAACCAGGAGCGGCTGGAGGCCAACCGGGCCCGCCGGGACCGCCCCGGCGCGCCGCGGCAGGGGGCCTCGCTGCTGGCCGGACTCCTGCGGTGCGGGCGGTGCGGCCGGCGGATGCTCGTGCGGTACTCGGGGGCGACGGGCCGGTACAGCTACACCTGTGCCCGCGGGGCGGCCGACCACGCCGAGCCGATCTGCCAGAGCCTCTCCGGGCCGGCGCTCGACGGGCTGGTCGCCGGCCGGGTCCTGGCGGCGGTGGAGCCGGCGGCGCTGGAGGCGAGCTTGGCGGCGGTGGCCGAGGTCGAGCGCGAGCGGTCCGAGCTGGCCCGGCACTGGCGGCTCCGCCTCGAACGCGCCGGCTGCGAGGCCGACCGCGCGGCCCGGCAGTACCAGGCCTGCGAGCCGGAGAATCGCCTGGTCGGCCGCGAGTTGGAGCGGCGCTGGGAGGAGGCGTTGAGGGCGCAGCGGCGCCTCGAGGACGAGCACGAGCGGTGGCGGGGGTCGGCCCCCGGTCGGCTCTCACCGGACGACGAGCGGACGATCCGGTCGCTGGCCGGCGACTTGCCGGCGGTGTGGCAGGCGACGACGACGACGCCCGCCGAGCGGCAGCGGATCGCCCGACTCCTGATTGACCACGTGTCCGTCACCGTGGACAAGGCGAGCGAGCGGGTCGATGTGACGCTCCACTGGTCCGGCGGCATGACCGAGTCGCACGCCATGTCCCGGCCGGTGAAGCGGTACGACCTCCTGGCCGACTACCCCCGACTGGTCGAGCGACTGCGGGGATGGCGCGCCGAGCGGCTCAGCCCGGCGGCGATGGCCGAGCGGCTCAACGTCGAGGGGTTCCGTCCCCCGAAGCGGGCCGAGCGGTTCACGCGGGGGATGGTGCAACGGCTGCTCTGGCACCTGGGGCTGGCCCGCACGCCCTTCGGCAGCCCGGCCGGCCTCGGCCGCGACGAATACCGGCCGTCGTCGCTGGCGCGTCGGCTGGGGGTGTCGCGAGACACGGTGCGGCGATGGGTGCGGGTCGGGTGGTTGACGGCGCATCGCGACGCCCAGGGCCACCACGTGATCTGGGCCGACGGGTCCGAGCTGCGGCGGCTGCGCGAGCTCCGCCGGCTGCCGCGGACGTGGGCGAACAAGGGGCGGCTTGCCGAACTGACCAGACCGAGGCCGCGCCCGGGACGGTAG
- the thrS gene encoding threonine--tRNA ligase, giving the protein MVQIQLPDGSVKEFPEGVRPRDVAASIGKRLAEAAVAAVADGTVVDLDRPLEDGTGAPIAFRVLTPRDAEAIDVLRHSTAHVMARAVLRLFPDARLAFGPTTATGFYYDIDLPGSRTISEDDFPAIEAEMQKIVASAEPFERFTLPADDARQFCEDLGQQLKVEHIDQELHKFGILSFYRQGEFVDLCRGPHIPHAGKVGAFKLLSIAAAYWKGRTDGPMLQRLYGTAFFDRKDLDAYLTQIEEAKKRDHRKIGKELNLFTISERVGSGLILWMPKGAIVRGILEQFLKDELLKRGYEPVYTPHIGKIELYETSGHYPYYRDSQFPPFYAHPLAPWAELNRDRLDVKFRDLPMGVESEDMKREENILAHAEKLDEEFRAEALKHPDFPFERYHTGPISKVFELRRRYEFLDGWLVQQDQYLLKPMNCPHHIQIYAAQPRSYRDLPVRLAEFGTVYRYEQSGQLAGLTRVRGFTQDDAHLFCTPDQVRGEFRATMELTQYVLGSLGLHDYRVRLSKSDRDDPKFKGADFDVWERAEADIRSVLDEMGLRYEEAAGEAAFYGPKADFVVRDCLGRQWQLGTVQLDYVLPERFELEYTGADNTPHRPVMIHRAPFGSMERFMGILIEHFAGAFPLWLAPEQVRVLPISDKFVDYADRVLEELKAAGLRTSVDRRPEKVNARIRDAQLEKIPAMLVVGANEVEAGTVAFRDRIDGNLGSMPLAEAVARLRAEVDGRVIRQAAAPSPPEAVTPESEGEKHAY; this is encoded by the coding sequence ATGGTCCAGATCCAGTTGCCGGACGGTTCGGTCAAGGAGTTCCCCGAGGGCGTGCGGCCGAGGGACGTCGCCGCCTCGATCGGCAAGCGGCTGGCCGAGGCCGCCGTCGCCGCCGTGGCCGACGGGACGGTCGTCGACCTCGACCGACCGCTGGAGGACGGCACCGGGGCACCGATCGCCTTCCGGGTCCTGACCCCCAGGGACGCCGAGGCGATCGACGTGCTCCGGCACTCGACCGCCCACGTGATGGCCCGCGCCGTGCTCCGCCTGTTCCCCGACGCCCGGCTCGCCTTCGGCCCGACCACCGCCACCGGCTTCTACTACGACATCGACCTGCCCGGCTCTCGGACCATCTCCGAGGACGACTTCCCGGCCATCGAGGCCGAGATGCAGAAGATCGTCGCCTCGGCCGAGCCCTTCGAGCGCTTCACCCTCCCCGCCGACGACGCCCGCCAGTTCTGCGAGGACCTGGGCCAGCAACTCAAGGTCGAGCACATCGACCAGGAACTGCACAAGTTCGGCATCCTCTCCTTCTACCGCCAGGGGGAGTTCGTCGACCTCTGCCGGGGGCCCCACATCCCCCACGCGGGGAAGGTCGGCGCGTTCAAGCTGCTCTCGATCGCCGCGGCCTACTGGAAGGGCCGGACCGACGGCCCGATGCTCCAACGCCTCTACGGCACCGCCTTCTTCGACAGGAAGGACCTGGACGCCTACCTCACCCAGATCGAGGAGGCCAAGAAGCGCGATCACCGCAAGATCGGCAAGGAGCTGAATCTCTTCACCATCTCCGAGAGGGTCGGCTCGGGCCTGATCCTCTGGATGCCCAAGGGGGCGATCGTCCGGGGGATCCTGGAGCAGTTCCTGAAGGACGAATTGCTCAAGCGAGGCTATGAGCCGGTCTACACGCCTCACATCGGGAAGATCGAACTCTACGAAACGAGTGGCCATTACCCTTACTACCGAGACTCACAATTTCCCCCATTTTATGCTCACCCATTGGCTCCGTGGGCAGAACTGAACAGAGACAGGCTTGACGTTAAATTTCGTGACCTCCCGATGGGCGTTGAATCGGAGGATATGAAGAGAGAGGAAAACATCCTCGCACATGCAGAAAAGCTCGACGAAGAGTTCAGAGCTGAGGCATTAAAGCATCCGGACTTTCCATTTGAAAGATACCATACTGGACCGATCAGCAAGGTTTTCGAATTGAGGAGACGATATGAATTTCTCGATGGCTGGTTAGTCCAACAAGATCAGTACCTCCTCAAGCCGATGAACTGCCCACACCACATCCAGATCTACGCCGCCCAGCCCCGCAGCTATCGCGACCTCCCCGTCCGCCTGGCTGAGTTCGGCACCGTCTACCGGTATGAGCAGTCGGGGCAGCTCGCCGGCCTGACCCGGGTCCGGGGGTTCACCCAGGACGACGCCCACCTGTTCTGCACGCCAGACCAGGTCCGGGGCGAATTCCGGGCCACGATGGAGCTGACCCAGTACGTGCTCGGCAGCCTCGGGCTGCATGACTACCGGGTTCGGCTCTCCAAGAGCGACCGGGACGACCCGAAGTTCAAGGGCGCCGACTTCGACGTCTGGGAGCGGGCCGAGGCCGACATCCGCTCCGTGCTCGACGAGATGGGCCTCCGGTACGAGGAGGCCGCCGGCGAGGCCGCCTTCTACGGCCCGAAGGCCGACTTCGTCGTCCGGGACTGCCTCGGCCGCCAGTGGCAGCTCGGCACCGTGCAACTCGACTACGTCCTCCCCGAACGCTTCGAGCTGGAATACACCGGGGCCGACAACACGCCCCACCGCCCGGTGATGATCCACCGGGCCCCGTTCGGCTCGATGGAACGCTTCATGGGCATCCTCATCGAGCACTTCGCCGGCGCCTTCCCGCTCTGGCTGGCCCCGGAGCAGGTCCGCGTCCTGCCGATCTCCGACAAGTTCGTCGACTACGCCGACCGCGTCCTCGAAGAGCTGAAGGCCGCCGGCCTGAGGACCTCGGTCGACCGTCGCCCGGAGAAGGTCAACGCACGGATCCGGGACGCCCAGCTCGAGAAGATCCCGGCCATGCTCGTGGTCGGCGCCAACGAGGTCGAGGCCGGCACCGTCGCCTTCCGGGACCGGATCGACGGCAACCTCGGCAGCATGCCGCTCGCCGAGGCCGTGGCCCGACTCCGGGCCGAGGTCGACGGCCGGGTGATCCGGCAGGCCGCCGCCCCCTCGCCCCCCGAGGCCGTGACCCCGGAGTCCGAGGGGGAGAAGCACGCCTACTGA